One genomic window of Conger conger chromosome 7, fConCon1.1, whole genome shotgun sequence includes the following:
- the ruvbl2 gene encoding ruvB-like 2, whose protein sequence is MAAQMAATKVPEVRDITRIERIGAHSHIRGLGLDDALEPRQVSQGMVGQLASRRAAGLILEMIKDGHIAGRAVLIAGQPGTGKTAIAMGIAQSLGQDTPFTAIAGSEIFSLEMSKTEALSQAFRKAIGVRIKEETEIIEGEVVEIQIDRPATGTGAKVGKLTLKTTEMETIYDLGSKMIESLSKERVQAGDVITIDKATGKITKLGRSFTRARDYDAMGAQTQFVQCPEGELQKRKEVVHTVSLHEIDVINSRTQGFLALFSGDTGEIKSEVREQINAKVSEWREEGKAEIIPGVLFIDEVHMLDIECFSFLNRALESDLSPVLIMATNRGITRIRGTNYQSPHGIPIDMLDRLLIIATSPYTEKETRQILKIRCEEEDVELSEEAHTVLTRIGLETSLRYAIQLISTAGLVCRKRRGTEVQVEDIKRVYSLFLDESRSSQYMKEYQDSFLFNETQGTQMETS, encoded by the exons ATGGCAGCACAG ATGGCAGCCACGAAGGTTCCTGAGGTGCGTGACATCACCAGGATAGAGAGAATCG GAGCACATTCTCACATCCGTGGCCTTGGATTGGATGATGCCTTGGAACCTCGTCAG GTTTCCCAGGGGATGGTGGGCCAGCTGGCATCACGCCGAGCAGCAGGATTGATCCTGGAGATGATCAAGGACGGGCACATCGCTGGACGAGCCGTTCTCATCGCTGGCCAACCAGGCACCGGAAAAACCGCCATCGCCATGG GTATCGCTCAGTCTCTCGGGCAGGACACGCCTTTCACGGCTATTGCCGGAAGTGAGATCTTCTCTTTGGAAATGAGTAAAACCGAAGCCCTCAGTCAAGCGTTCCGGAAAGCCATCGGAGTGAGGatcaa GGAAGAGACGGAGATCATCGAAGGAGAAGTTGTAGAGATTCAAATCGACAGGCCTGCAACTGGAACA GGTGCCAAGGTGGGCAAACTGACCCTGAAGACGACAGAAATGGAGACCATTTACGACCTGGGCAGCAAAATGATCGAGAGCCTCAGTAAAGAACGAGTGCAAGCAGG GGATGTGATCACAATCGATAAAGCCACAGGAAAGATCACCAAGCTCGGCCGCTCCTTCACCCGGGCCAGAGACTACGACGCTATGGGAGCACAG ACGCAGTTTGTCCAGTGTCCTGAGGGGGAGCTGCAGAAGCGGAAGGAGGTGGTGCACACGGTCTCCCTCCACGAAATTGACGTCATCAACAGCCGCACTCAAGGCTTCCTCGCTCTCTTCTCAG GCGACACTGGAGAGATCAAGTCAGAAGTCCGGGAACAGATCAACGCGAAGGTGTcggagtggagagaggaggggaaggcCGAGATCATACCAGGG GTGCTCTTCATCGATGAGGTCCACATGCTGGACATTGagtgcttttcttttctgaacCGAGCCCTGGAGAGTGATCTGTCTCCGGTCCTTATCATGGCTACAAACCGAGGAATTACCCG GATCCGTGGAACAAACTACCAGAGCCCTCACGGAATCCCTATCGACATGCTGGATCGCCTGCTGATCATCGCCACGTCCCCCTACACAGAGAAGGAGACCCGTCAGATCCTCAAAATCCG GTGTGAGGAGGAGGACGTGGAGCTGAGCGAAGAGGCGCACACGGTGCTGACCCGCATCGGCCTGGAGACGTCCCTGCGCTACGCCATACAGCTCATCAGCACCGCCGGGCTGGTGTGCCGCAAGCGAAGG GGCACAGAAGTACAAGTGGAAGACATAAAGAGGGTCTACTCACTCTTCCTGGACGAGTCTCGATCCTCACAGTACATGAAAGAGTACCAGGACTCCTTCCTCTTCAACGAAACGC